One segment of Candidatus Zixiibacteriota bacterium DNA contains the following:
- a CDS encoding M3 family oligoendopeptidase — protein MSNTAVKLNMKWDLDSIFPGGSDSTEYKEFRNKLKQDLAAASKSFAALPDKLDDSSREQYKIAILEFQRLSENLGLAYSLALCLTAQDVDDKPALQILQETDVLISEWRNLETRLESLARKQDDASWIALLEDSSLSTIKFSLTELRDNAKHKMAEEFESFANELAVNGFHAWNRLYDKMSGDLRVQFTENGKAETVSLGQLASKMDSPDRSIRQQAFEKLEESWETRADYAAMCLNSLGGFRLSIYKHRNWESPLYEPLVMGRLKEDTLNAMWTAVANGVPKLVPYIEAKKKLLGMDKFMWYDQTAAVGKSESKMTYDDAHDFIFKHLSGFSDEMSEFSQMAFEKRWIEAENRTGKAGGGFCTGFGPKKQSRIFMTYLDTFGDMSTLAHELGHAYHSWVLKDKPPFAREYPANLAETASIFNELLVTDAAFKVAAGADEQLMLLDQKLQRAQVLFCNLYARFLFDKAFYAERKNGVISRQRLDELMVQSQKEAFGDTLDPDGCHPLFWASKLHFYLTGLPFYNFPYTFGFLFAGGVYDRAQKEGKAFASKYRDLLLDTGSMTTEDLGRKHLGVDLTKPDFWNDAVNRVLEDVEPFVKLVG, from the coding sequence ATGAGTAATACAGCTGTCAAGTTGAACATGAAATGGGATCTCGATTCAATATTTCCGGGCGGATCAGACTCGACAGAATACAAAGAATTCCGTAACAAACTGAAACAGGACCTCGCCGCCGCAAGCAAGTCGTTTGCTGCTCTGCCGGACAAACTCGATGATTCGAGCAGAGAGCAGTATAAGATTGCGATTCTGGAATTTCAGCGGCTATCCGAGAATCTTGGGCTTGCCTATTCGCTCGCATTGTGTCTGACCGCTCAGGATGTGGATGACAAGCCGGCGCTGCAGATACTTCAGGAGACCGATGTTCTCATCTCAGAATGGCGCAATCTCGAGACGAGGCTCGAATCTCTTGCTCGCAAGCAGGATGATGCAAGTTGGATCGCGCTTCTTGAAGATTCGTCGCTTTCGACAATCAAGTTCTCCCTGACCGAACTCCGCGACAATGCGAAGCACAAGATGGCTGAGGAGTTCGAGTCGTTTGCAAATGAGCTTGCGGTTAACGGTTTTCATGCCTGGAACCGGCTATACGACAAGATGTCCGGTGATCTTAGGGTCCAGTTTACCGAAAATGGCAAGGCTGAGACAGTCTCTCTCGGCCAGCTTGCGAGCAAAATGGACAGTCCCGATCGGTCGATCCGTCAGCAGGCATTCGAGAAGCTTGAGGAATCATGGGAGACTCGTGCCGACTATGCCGCAATGTGCCTGAATTCACTCGGCGGGTTCCGTCTGTCGATCTACAAACATCGTAACTGGGAATCACCGCTGTATGAGCCGCTGGTGATGGGTCGATTGAAAGAGGATACCCTCAATGCGATGTGGACTGCTGTTGCCAATGGAGTTCCGAAACTTGTGCCGTATATCGAAGCGAAGAAGAAACTTCTCGGCATGGATAAGTTCATGTGGTACGATCAGACTGCAGCGGTTGGGAAATCGGAATCGAAGATGACGTACGATGATGCGCACGATTTTATCTTCAAGCATCTTTCCGGCTTCTCCGATGAGATGTCCGAGTTTTCACAGATGGCGTTCGAGAAGCGATGGATCGAGGCTGAGAATCGGACCGGCAAGGCGGGAGGTGGGTTTTGCACCGGATTTGGCCCGAAGAAGCAGAGCCGAATATTTATGACGTACCTTGATACATTTGGCGATATGTCGACACTCGCCCATGAGCTTGGACATGCATATCACAGTTGGGTGCTGAAGGACAAGCCACCATTCGCGAGAGAATATCCCGCCAACCTTGCGGAGACAGCCTCGATATTCAATGAGCTGCTTGTGACAGATGCTGCGTTCAAAGTCGCCGCCGGAGCCGATGAGCAGTTGATGCTGCTCGATCAGAAGCTCCAGCGGGCGCAGGTGCTGTTCTGCAACCTTTACGCGCGATTCCTGTTCGACAAGGCGTTCTATGCTGAGCGCAAGAATGGTGTCATTTCGCGGCAACGGCTCGATGAGTTGATGGTGCAGTCACAGAAAGAGGCGTTTGGTGATACGCTCGATCCTGATGGATGCCATCCGTTGTTCTGGGCATCGAAGCTGCATTTCTATCTGACAGGATTGCCGTTCTATAATTTCCCATATACTTTCGGGTTCCTCTTTGCGGGTGGTGTCTATGATCGCGCGCAGAAAGAGGGGAAGGCGTTCGCATCGAAATATCGCGATCTGTTGCTCGACACGGGGAGCATGACGACCGAGGATCTTGGTCGCAAGCATCTCGGTGTCGATCTAACTAAGCCTGACTTCTGGAATGATGCAGTCAACCGCGTGCTGGAAGACGTCGAGCCGTTTGTGAAACTGGTGGGATAG
- a CDS encoding decaprenyl-phosphate phosphoribosyltransferase encodes MNLAKGLIRSLRPEQWIKNLIVFGALVFSKNFFDIPMIEKTFVMFALFCMVSSSIYLFNDVIDYEKDRVHPRKSKRPIASGVVSRKNALVLAAILLIVTIAVSWFVMNELTLVILLSYTVLNVLYSLVLKHIVILDVMTIAAGFVLRAVGGGIAISVPISAWLVVCTILLALFLGFGKRRHELSSLEGVAVEHRKILEHYSTYFLDQMISVVTASTVMAYTFYTLSPEVEQKLGVEHLEISVPFVLYGIFRYLYLIHKKDEGGSPSRLMLTDLPLLINVLLWFVTVLVLMVV; translated from the coding sequence ATGAATCTCGCTAAAGGGCTGATCCGGTCTCTCAGACCGGAACAATGGATCAAAAACCTGATCGTCTTTGGCGCACTGGTTTTCTCGAAGAACTTCTTCGATATCCCGATGATCGAGAAGACGTTCGTGATGTTCGCGTTATTCTGCATGGTATCGTCTTCGATTTATCTCTTCAACGACGTCATCGACTACGAGAAGGACCGGGTTCATCCCCGCAAATCGAAACGCCCCATCGCATCGGGAGTCGTCTCGCGGAAGAATGCGCTCGTTCTCGCTGCAATTCTGCTCATTGTCACGATCGCTGTCTCATGGTTCGTCATGAATGAGCTGACGCTGGTGATCTTGTTGTCATATACCGTACTCAACGTACTCTATTCACTTGTGTTGAAGCATATTGTGATCCTCGATGTAATGACTATTGCGGCGGGATTCGTGCTACGAGCTGTCGGCGGCGGTATTGCGATATCGGTACCGATATCGGCGTGGCTGGTTGTCTGCACGATACTCCTGGCGCTGTTCCTCGGGTTCGGGAAACGCCGGCATGAGCTCAGTTCGCTCGAAGGTGTGGCAGTCGAGCACCGCAAGATACTTGAGCACTACTCTACATATTTCCTGGATCAGATGATTTCGGTCGTAACCGCCTCGACGGTCATGGCGTATACGTTCTACACACTGTCTCCGGAAGTCGAGCAGAAACTTGGCGTGGAGCATCTCGAGATCAGTGTGCCATTCGTATTATATGGTATATTTCGGTATCTGTATCTCATCCACAAGAAAGACGAGGGGGGCTCGCCATCAAGGCTGATGCTGACCGACCTTCCACTTCTGATCAATGTCCTCCTCTGGTTCGTGACGGTTTTAGTGCTGATGGTCGTGTAG
- a CDS encoding EpsI family protein, with the protein MEKITGKYSLIVALLILSGALALVLRFYRVSPDRPSDFSKIPLDAGGWIGKEYPLSDFTLEVLQATNTTGRSYKDSKRNLTTLFIGYFEDQKYGSQIHSPRHCLPGGGWGLLEMHPVEIDINGTKMSVNRVLIGNKRMRQVVYYWFRTRSGVLTNEYVLKLDLMVNSLRFRPTDAALIRIVAEAPNGDESAADGILRDFLSTFHDSIENSLPFGT; encoded by the coding sequence ATGGAAAAAATCACCGGTAAATACTCTTTAATCGTAGCGCTCTTGATTCTGTCGGGTGCGCTGGCGCTTGTACTCAGGTTCTATCGAGTGAGCCCCGATAGACCATCCGACTTCAGCAAAATACCGCTGGATGCGGGTGGATGGATCGGCAAGGAATATCCTCTTTCCGATTTCACTCTCGAGGTGCTGCAAGCGACCAATACGACCGGCCGGAGTTACAAAGATTCCAAACGCAATTTGACAACGCTCTTCATCGGATATTTCGAGGATCAGAAGTACGGTTCTCAGATTCACTCGCCTCGGCATTGCCTCCCTGGAGGTGGCTGGGGACTGCTCGAGATGCATCCGGTCGAAATCGATATCAACGGGACGAAAATGTCGGTCAATCGTGTCCTGATCGGAAATAAGAGGATGCGTCAAGTTGTCTACTACTGGTTTCGCACACGATCAGGTGTGCTTACCAATGAGTATGTATTGAAGCTTGATCTTATGGTGAATTCCCTCCGGTTCAGGCCGACCGATGCCGCGTTGATCAGGATTGTCGCTGAGGCGCCGAACGGAGATGAGTCCGCCGCAGACGGAATCCTCCGGGATTTCCTGAGTACGTTCCACGACTCGATAGAAAACAGCTTGCCGTTTGGAACATAA
- a CDS encoding exosortase/archaeosortase family protein: MAKAAETSKSKTNIRIDPKILFLVMLVILIYLPVLADLGLDWYEDPNYSHGFLIIPVAIWFVWHQREELASTPISTNMWGFVGVLVSLAIFIVGTAGAEYFSVRFSFVLLLASLALYLLGTQIFRKIWFAFFFMLFMIPIPYVIYYSLTFPMQLFASKIASFALGFIGLPLVRLGNVLYIPGGQALEVAEACSGLRSIVSLLALGALLAYFTQETRIKALILFASTIPIAILGNVVRITFTTVGTYAISEDFVDGILHEMSGMLVFLFSMIMLFIVSSILRWKKSPVNTL; encoded by the coding sequence ATGGCCAAGGCAGCCGAAACGTCAAAATCCAAGACCAACATCAGGATCGATCCGAAGATTTTATTCTTAGTGATGCTGGTGATTCTTATCTACCTGCCGGTTCTTGCAGATTTGGGGCTGGACTGGTACGAGGACCCGAATTATTCGCACGGATTTCTAATCATACCTGTTGCAATCTGGTTTGTCTGGCATCAGCGGGAAGAACTGGCTTCGACCCCCATCTCCACGAACATGTGGGGATTTGTTGGTGTCCTTGTATCGCTGGCGATATTCATTGTGGGGACGGCAGGGGCGGAGTATTTCAGCGTTCGCTTCTCATTTGTGCTGTTGCTGGCATCGCTGGCGCTCTATCTGCTTGGAACACAGATCTTCCGCAAAATCTGGTTCGCATTTTTTTTCATGTTGTTCATGATCCCGATTCCATACGTGATATACTATTCGCTGACATTCCCGATGCAGTTGTTCGCATCGAAGATAGCGTCATTCGCACTCGGCTTCATCGGGCTGCCGCTGGTGCGTCTAGGCAATGTGCTCTATATCCCGGGTGGTCAGGCGCTGGAAGTCGCTGAAGCCTGCAGCGGGCTGAGATCGATTGTATCGCTGCTGGCACTTGGAGCGCTGCTCGCATATTTCACACAAGAGACCAGGATCAAAGCACTGATACTGTTTGCATCAACCATACCGATAGCGATTCTTGGGAATGTTGTGCGGATCACATTCACGACTGTCGGAACTTACGCGATAAGCGAGGACTTCGTTGATGGCATTTTGCATGAGATGTCTGGAATGTTGGTATTTCTTTTTTCGATGATAATGTTGTTTATTGTGAGTTCAATACTTAGATGGAAAAAATCACCGGTAAATACTCTTTAA
- a CDS encoding SDR family oxidoreductase, with the protein MHYLITGGAGFVGSNIATRLVSMGETVTVLDNFSSGKISNLEAVRKDIRLIEGDIRDFETVAKAMKNVDYVLHQAAIASVELSVKDPVGSTEVNIGGTLNVLEASKRAGIERLVFASSAAVYGDLPDLPKSECSLLKVLSPYAAAKLAGEHYCRIYSELFGLETVCLRYFNIFGPYQDPNSDYSAVIPKFIECLLSGNQLRIFGDGEQSRDFLYIDNVVSANLLATKSNDAVGESINIAAGKRFNLLELLDILKDITAVDAEPLFEAEKPGDIKHSVADISKAKKLLRFDVDVDFREGLARTVEHFRTKTPARTRAN; encoded by the coding sequence ATGCACTATTTGATCACGGGTGGGGCTGGATTCGTCGGCTCGAATATTGCGACCAGATTAGTCTCGATGGGCGAAACGGTTACTGTCCTCGACAACTTCTCAAGTGGAAAAATCTCTAATCTCGAAGCGGTTCGTAAAGATATTAGGCTGATTGAAGGTGATATCCGAGACTTCGAAACCGTCGCCAAGGCGATGAAGAATGTCGATTATGTGCTTCACCAGGCGGCGATTGCGTCGGTCGAACTTTCGGTCAAGGACCCCGTGGGATCAACAGAGGTGAACATTGGCGGGACTCTGAATGTGCTCGAGGCATCGAAACGAGCTGGTATAGAGCGCCTTGTGTTCGCATCATCAGCGGCTGTCTATGGCGATCTGCCTGATCTGCCGAAATCGGAATGCTCTCTGCTCAAAGTGCTGTCACCCTATGCCGCTGCCAAGCTGGCTGGTGAGCATTACTGCCGGATATACAGTGAACTTTTCGGTCTCGAAACCGTTTGCCTGAGATATTTCAATATCTTTGGCCCGTACCAGGATCCGAACAGCGACTATTCTGCCGTAATTCCGAAGTTTATCGAGTGTTTGCTGTCAGGCAATCAGCTGCGGATCTTCGGTGATGGCGAGCAGTCGCGCGATTTCCTATATATCGACAATGTAGTCTCCGCAAACCTCCTTGCCACGAAGTCGAATGATGCTGTCGGCGAATCAATCAACATTGCAGCCGGTAAGCGTTTTAATTTGCTTGAACTCCTCGACATTTTGAAGGATATTACGGCCGTCGATGCTGAGCCACTCTTTGAGGCAGAGAAACCGGGTGACATCAAACATTCGGTCGCGGATATCTCCAAGGCGAAGAAGCTATTACGCTTTGATGTAGATGTTGACTTCAGAGAGGGGCTGGCTCGAACTGTTGAGCATTTCAGAACCAAGACCCCGGCTCGCACGCGGGCGAATTAG
- the gyrA gene encoding DNA gyrase subunit A, translated as MVTDRQNIVDIYLEDEMKSSYLDYSMSVITARALPDIRDGLKPSNRRVLIAMNDLNLVPGRPYRKCAKIAGDTSGNYHPHGEQVVYPTLVRMAQDFSMRYPLVDGQGNFGSIDGDNAAAMRYTEARLTPIAVEMLEDIKKNTVNFVPNYDETREEPVVLPGRFPNLLCNGSSGIAVGMATNIPPHNITEVIDALCKIIDDPECDEEDILGIVTGPDFPTGGIIYGRDGIRTAYLTGQGHVLVRAKVNTEIQKNGREFIIVTEIPYQVNKTNLLEKIADLVRDKKLEGIADLRDESDRDGMRIVVELKRDAQATVVLNQLFKHTQMQTTFGVNMLSLIDGIPRQTGIRIMLEQFLKHRHEVITRRTKFELDEAERRAHILEGLKIALDNIDAVITLIRASKTPADAKEGLMKTFKLSEIQAQAILDMRLQRLTGLEREKIEQEYLELIQTIERLKGILASYPKRMGLIREELIELKDRFGDERRTLITDEEEELTLEDLIAEEDMVITITHGGYIKRLSISSYRKQNRGGRGVIGMEKKEDDFIQHLFIASTHDYIMFFTTHGKCFWIKVHEIPVGGRLAKGRHATNMIKLAENETICAFQPVRRFDPGFYVVMATKNGIVKKTDLTAFSNPRRDGIKAINITPGEDELIDAAITDGTNDIVLASNDGKAIRFPENKVRPMGRTAYGVKGINIAEGDFIVSMVVIKRQSWLMTVTENGYGKRSSIDDYRITNRGGKGIINIKTSERNGRVVAVKEVVEDDELMIITQNGIIIRTAIRAIRSLSRATQGVTLISLDKGDSVVDVARLVPDSGVSIGDGDANGISDQDEEAEEAEEAEEAEEAEEAPPEEDD; from the coding sequence ATGGTTACTGATCGGCAGAATATTGTTGATATCTATCTTGAAGACGAGATGAAGTCGAGTTATCTCGACTATTCGATGTCTGTCATTACCGCGAGAGCATTGCCCGATATCCGCGACGGACTGAAGCCATCCAACCGGCGGGTCCTGATCGCGATGAACGATCTTAACCTCGTGCCGGGACGGCCATATCGTAAATGCGCAAAGATCGCCGGCGATACCTCCGGCAACTACCATCCTCATGGCGAGCAGGTAGTCTATCCGACTCTTGTCCGAATGGCGCAGGATTTCAGCATGCGGTATCCGCTCGTCGACGGACAGGGGAACTTCGGGTCGATAGATGGTGACAACGCCGCCGCGATGCGATACACCGAGGCGCGGCTGACCCCAATTGCGGTCGAGATGCTCGAGGATATCAAGAAGAATACGGTCAATTTCGTTCCAAACTATGACGAAACTCGTGAAGAGCCGGTTGTGCTGCCGGGCAGATTCCCGAATCTCCTCTGCAATGGATCATCCGGTATCGCAGTCGGCATGGCGACGAATATCCCACCGCACAATATAACCGAGGTTATCGATGCGCTTTGCAAGATAATCGATGATCCCGAATGCGATGAAGAGGACATTCTCGGGATCGTGACCGGACCCGATTTCCCGACCGGCGGGATAATTTATGGCCGCGACGGCATTCGGACAGCCTACCTGACCGGTCAGGGACATGTGCTCGTTCGCGCTAAGGTTAACACGGAAATTCAGAAAAATGGTAGAGAATTCATTATCGTTACAGAGATTCCGTATCAGGTCAATAAAACCAATCTCCTCGAAAAGATAGCCGATCTTGTGCGCGACAAGAAGCTGGAGGGAATCGCCGACCTTCGCGATGAATCTGACCGCGACGGCATGCGCATCGTCGTCGAGCTCAAGCGGGACGCTCAGGCGACGGTTGTTCTCAATCAGCTCTTCAAGCATACTCAGATGCAGACGACATTCGGTGTCAACATGCTCTCGCTGATCGACGGTATTCCGCGCCAGACAGGAATCCGGATTATGCTGGAGCAATTCCTGAAGCACCGCCACGAGGTGATTACACGCCGGACCAAGTTCGAACTCGATGAGGCGGAGCGGCGGGCGCATATATTGGAAGGTTTGAAGATCGCGCTCGACAATATCGATGCTGTTATCACGTTGATCAGGGCCTCAAAGACACCGGCCGATGCCAAAGAGGGTTTGATGAAGACGTTCAAGCTCTCCGAAATTCAGGCACAGGCAATTCTTGACATGCGGCTGCAGCGGTTGACCGGTCTCGAACGTGAGAAGATCGAGCAGGAGTATCTCGAACTGATTCAGACGATTGAACGGCTGAAAGGCATCCTCGCCTCATACCCGAAGAGAATGGGGTTGATCCGTGAGGAATTGATCGAACTGAAAGACAGATTTGGCGACGAGCGCCGGACTCTGATCACCGATGAGGAAGAGGAACTAACTCTTGAGGATCTGATCGCCGAAGAGGACATGGTCATTACGATCACTCACGGCGGCTACATAAAGAGGCTCTCGATATCATCCTACCGCAAGCAGAACCGCGGAGGTCGCGGTGTAATCGGCATGGAGAAGAAAGAGGATGATTTCATCCAGCACTTGTTCATAGCCTCGACCCATGACTATATCATGTTCTTCACCACACACGGCAAGTGCTTCTGGATTAAAGTGCATGAGATTCCGGTGGGGGGAAGGCTCGCTAAGGGACGTCATGCGACAAACATGATTAAGCTTGCTGAGAATGAAACCATCTGTGCGTTCCAGCCAGTACGGCGGTTCGATCCCGGTTTCTATGTCGTTATGGCGACAAAGAACGGAATCGTGAAGAAGACAGACCTGACGGCGTTCTCGAATCCGCGTCGGGACGGCATCAAAGCGATAAACATCACACCGGGTGAAGATGAGCTGATTGACGCGGCGATCACCGACGGTACCAATGATATCGTGCTGGCATCGAATGACGGCAAGGCGATCCGCTTCCCAGAGAATAAGGTGAGGCCCATGGGCCGTACTGCATACGGCGTTAAGGGTATCAATATCGCTGAAGGCGATTTCATCGTCTCGATGGTCGTCATCAAGCGGCAGTCGTGGCTGATGACGGTTACTGAAAACGGCTACGGAAAGCGTTCATCGATAGATGACTACAGAATCACAAATCGAGGCGGTAAGGGTATCATCAATATCAAGACATCCGAGCGCAACGGGCGGGTAGTGGCAGTGAAAGAGGTTGTCGAGGATGATGAATTGATGATCATAACTCAAAACGGAATTATAATCAGAACTGCTATCAGGGCGATACGTTCACTCAGCAGGGCAACTCAGGGAGTGACGCTCATAAGTCTCGATAAAGGCGATTCTGTGGTCGATGTTGCCAGACTCGTTCCCGACAGCGGAGTCTCGATCGGAGATGGAGATGCGAATGGCATCTCCGATCAAGATGAGGAAGCGGAAGAAGCTGAGGAAGCTGAGGAAGCCGAGGAAGCCGAGGAGGCACCGCCCGAAGAGGACGATTAG
- a CDS encoding autotransporter adhesin family protein, with protein MSFQTVLEFVIPMKIGIQSCSEGVLLDTDFRRHDSVARCSMKKRPVALGTLENSPAGAVIPVETGIQSCSEARLLDTDFRRHDSTVRCLMKKQSPTCGGIENSRAGAVIPVATGIQSCSEARLLDTDFRRYDSATRCLMKRKSLTCGDINDNSALRCSMVGKHVSCDMIEGSPAGTVIPVKTAIQSRSEADLLDTDFRRHDNACGVVGAKGHSSVYGGHEGSPAGTVIAVKTAIQSCSEARLLDTDFRRHDNAARCTRYERGKM; from the coding sequence ATGTCATTTCAAACTGTCCTCGAATTTGTCATACCGATGAAAATCGGAATCCAGTCTTGCTCCGAGGGAGTCCTTCTGGATACCGACTTTCGTCGGCATGACAGCGTTGCGCGCTGCAGTATGAAGAAACGACCTGTGGCACTTGGCACTCTTGAGAACAGCCCCGCAGGGGCTGTCATTCCGGTGGAAACCGGAATCCAGTCTTGCTCTGAGGCACGCCTTCTGGATACCGACTTTCGTCGGCATGACAGCACTGTGCGCTGTCTGATGAAGAAGCAGTCTCCAACGTGTGGCGGAATTGAGAACAGCCGCGCAGGGGCTGTCATTCCGGTGGCAACCGGAATCCAGTCTTGCTCTGAGGCACGCCTTCTGGATACCGACTTTCGTCGGTATGACAGCGCTACGCGCTGTCTGATGAAGAGGAAGTCGCTGACGTGTGGCGATATCAATGACAACAGCGCTTTGCGCTGCAGTATGGTTGGGAAGCATGTCTCATGTGACATGATAGAAGGCAGCCCCGCAGGGACTGTCATTCCGGTGAAAACCGCAATCCAGTCTCGCTCTGAGGCAGACCTTCTGGATACCGACTTTCGTCGGCATGACAACGCCTGCGGCGTTGTAGGGGCGAAGGGACACTCATCAGTGTACGGTGGTCATGAAGGCAGCCCCGCAGGGACTGTCATTGCGGTGAAAACCGCAATCCAGTCTTGCTCTGAGGCACGCCTTCTGGATACCGACTTTCGTCGGCATGACAACGCTGCGCGCTGTACTAGGTATGAAAGGGGAAAGATGTGA
- a CDS encoding GIY-YIG nuclease family protein, translated as MAQYYVYIMANKRNGTLYTGVTGDLIKRVYEHKQKMGSLFTSKYGIDKLVFYEVHEDIQQAILREKRIKEWKRQWKLELIEKMNPEWRDLYPEICGES; from the coding sequence ATGGCGCAGTATTATGTCTATATCATGGCCAATAAGAGAAACGGAACTCTCTATACTGGAGTCACGGGCGATCTCATAAAGCGTGTATATGAGCACAAGCAGAAGATGGGTTCTTTGTTCACCAGTAAGTATGGTATCGACAAGCTGGTCTTTTACGAAGTGCATGAAGACATCCAGCAGGCGATTCTGAGGGAGAAGCGCATCAAAGAATGGAAGAGACAGTGGAAGTTGGAGCTCATAGAGAAGATGAACCCAGAGTGGAGGGATTTGTATCCTGAAATCTGTGGAGAAAGCTGA
- the gyrB gene encoding DNA topoisomerase (ATP-hydrolyzing) subunit B, with product MSNTDAIKNNGVSGSYDAKAITVLKGLDAVRKRPAMYIGDTGTRGLHHLVYEVVDNSVDEALADFCDSIGVTINTDGSVTVEDNGRGIPVDEHPTEKRPALEVVMTKLHAGGKFDHASYKVSGGLHGVGVSVVNALSEWCEVEICRDGNVYYQKYNRGKPEKDLRKIGQRKQTGTKTTFMPDSKIFPQIVFKYDVLAARMRELAFLNKGLKIQITDAAKDKSEFFFAKGGITTFVEWLNQNKTPLYKKPIFFSASREGVEMEFALQHNDSYVENIFSYVNNINTIEGGTHLIGFKTAFTRTINNYAAKNNLLKNGKNSNGGLQGEDVREGLTAVISIKVPEPQFEGQTKTKLGNSEIKGLVEQVVGEELAYFLDENSPVAKRIIDKGSSAASARNAARKAKELARRKTALESGSLPGKLADCSLRDPELTEIYLVEGDSAGGTAKQGRDRRFQAILPLRGKILNVEKARLDKILSNVEIRTMISALGTGIGGEEFDLEKLRYGKVIIMTDADVDGSHIRTLILTFLFRYMTDLVRHGHVYVAQPPLYLVKKGKQETYAYSDEERDRVLERVGRQGVHLQRYKGLGEMNADQLWKTTMDPETRTLLKVTIGVAAEADEVFTTLMGDAVEPRRQFIQENARYVRNLDV from the coding sequence ATGAGCAACACTGATGCCATCAAGAATAATGGCGTGAGCGGCAGTTATGATGCCAAAGCGATTACGGTTCTAAAGGGGCTCGACGCTGTGCGCAAGCGCCCGGCGATGTATATCGGAGATACCGGTACCAGAGGGCTGCACCATCTTGTGTATGAAGTTGTCGATAACTCGGTCGACGAGGCTCTCGCTGATTTCTGCGATTCGATTGGAGTGACGATCAATACGGATGGCAGTGTAACGGTTGAGGATAATGGCCGCGGGATTCCAGTTGATGAACATCCGACTGAGAAGAGGCCCGCACTCGAAGTGGTGATGACCAAGCTTCATGCCGGTGGCAAGTTCGATCATGCGTCCTACAAAGTCTCCGGCGGTCTTCACGGAGTTGGAGTGTCGGTGGTCAACGCCCTTTCCGAGTGGTGCGAGGTTGAAATATGCCGCGATGGCAATGTCTATTATCAGAAATACAACAGAGGCAAGCCAGAGAAGGACCTTCGTAAGATAGGTCAGCGCAAGCAGACAGGCACCAAGACGACATTTATGCCTGATAGCAAGATATTCCCCCAGATAGTGTTCAAGTATGACGTGCTTGCAGCGCGAATGCGCGAACTGGCATTCCTGAATAAGGGACTCAAGATTCAGATCACAGATGCCGCGAAGGACAAATCGGAGTTCTTCTTCGCCAAGGGAGGGATTACGACATTTGTCGAGTGGCTCAATCAGAACAAAACGCCTCTATACAAAAAGCCGATATTTTTCTCTGCCTCTCGCGAAGGTGTAGAGATGGAGTTCGCCCTGCAGCATAATGATTCCTATGTCGAGAATATTTTCTCGTATGTAAACAACATCAACACGATCGAGGGTGGAACTCATCTGATTGGATTTAAGACGGCTTTCACGCGCACCATAAACAACTACGCCGCAAAGAACAACCTGCTCAAGAATGGAAAGAACAGCAATGGTGGCCTTCAAGGTGAAGATGTCAGGGAGGGACTGACTGCCGTTATTTCGATCAAGGTGCCCGAGCCACAGTTTGAAGGGCAGACGAAGACCAAGCTCGGCAATTCCGAAATAAAAGGATTAGTCGAGCAGGTGGTCGGCGAGGAACTAGCGTATTTTCTCGACGAGAATTCGCCGGTGGCGAAAAGGATCATCGACAAGGGGTCAAGCGCAGCCTCGGCTCGTAATGCCGCACGTAAGGCAAAAGAGCTCGCTCGCAGAAAGACCGCTCTTGAATCGGGGTCATTGCCGGGCAAGCTTGCGGATTGTTCGCTGCGCGATCCCGAACTCACCGAGATATATCTTGTAGAGGGTGATTCAGCGGGTGGCACTGCCAAACAGGGCAGGGACCGCAGGTTCCAGGCTATTCTTCCGTTGCGCGGCAAGATTCTCAATGTGGAGAAAGCGCGGCTCGATAAGATACTATCCAACGTCGAGATTCGGACTATGATCAGCGCGCTCGGCACCGGCATCGGTGGTGAGGAGTTCGATCTTGAGAAGCTGCGCTACGGCAAGGTCATCATCATGACCGACGCCGATGTTGATGGTTCGCATATTCGCACGCTCATACTGACGTTTCTGTTCAGGTACATGACCGACCTTGTTCGTCATGGTCATGTTTATGTCGCTCAGCCGCCGTTGTATCTGGTCAAGAAGGGAAAGCAGGAGACGTATGCTTACAGCGATGAGGAGCGCGATCGGGTGCTCGAGCGGGTGGGGCGTCAGGGAGTACATCTGCAGCGATACAAAGGTCTCGGTGAGATGAATGCCGACCAGCTCTGGAAGACGACGATGGACCCGGAGACGCGGACATTGCTGAAGGTGACGATTGGTGTGGCTGCGGAGGCTGACGAGGTGTTCACCACGCTGATGGGGGATGCTGTCGAACCACGCCGGCAGTTTATCCAGGAGAACGCCCGGTATGTCAGGAATCTGGATGTGTGA